The Oncorhynchus mykiss isolate Arlee chromosome 30, USDA_OmykA_1.1, whole genome shotgun sequence genome includes a window with the following:
- the LOC110521490 gene encoding uncharacterized protein C1orf21 homolog isoform X1, which produces MGCTSAKQVSAVPSDEEGRGKAYSNGDLFSDEYKMKGVEEVKYMRGEEDRVNARNQENLEKSSVQYRGKQPKEGSGANANRTNIHTSESQQEFFRMLDEKIEKGQDYCSEEEEAEDGT; this is translated from the exons ATGGGCTGCACCTCGGCTAAGCAGGTGTCGGCCGTGCCCAGTGATGAGGAAGGCCGGGGCAAGGCCTACAGCAACGGAGACCTCTTCTCCG ACGAGTACAAGATGAAAGGAGTGGAGGAGGTGAAGTACATGCGTGGAGAGGAGGACCGGGTGAATGCACGTAACCAGGAGAACCTG gagAAAAGCTCTGTACAGTACAGGGGCAAACAGCCGAAAGAAGGCTCTGGAGCCAACGCCAACAGGACAAA CATCCACACGTCAGAGAGCCAGCAGGAGTTCTTCAGGATGCTGGATGAGAAGATTGAGAAG GGACAGGACTACTGTTCGGAGGAGGAAGAGGCGGAGGACGGGACATAG
- the LOC110521490 gene encoding uncharacterized protein C1orf21 homolog isoform X2 — protein sequence MGCTSAKQVSAVPSDEEGRGKAYSNGDLFSDEYKMKGVEEVKYMRGEEDRVNARNQENLEKSSVQYRGKQPKEGSGANANRTNIHTSESQQEFFRMLDEKIEK from the exons ATGGGCTGCACCTCGGCTAAGCAGGTGTCGGCCGTGCCCAGTGATGAGGAAGGCCGGGGCAAGGCCTACAGCAACGGAGACCTCTTCTCCG ACGAGTACAAGATGAAAGGAGTGGAGGAGGTGAAGTACATGCGTGGAGAGGAGGACCGGGTGAATGCACGTAACCAGGAGAACCTG gagAAAAGCTCTGTACAGTACAGGGGCAAACAGCCGAAAGAAGGCTCTGGAGCCAACGCCAACAGGACAAA CATCCACACGTCAGAGAGCCAGCAGGAGTTCTTCAGGATGCTGGATGAGAAGATTGAGAAG TGA